A single region of the Leptothrix cholodnii SP-6 genome encodes:
- a CDS encoding riboflavin synthase: protein MFTGIVQAVATVVAITDRPGLRSFTLEFPPGFIDGQEIGASVACDGVCLTVTAHHGGQRADFDVMQQSLMLTTLGTLEVGSRINVERAARDGVEIGGHPISGHVDFQAHVAEVRQPENNHVLRIAVPQPWMRYVFPKGYIAINGASLTVAEADRKAGWFEVWLIPETLRQTTFGAKDAGSALNIEIERGTQVMVDTVRDTLEERLGPLLPALEALLRERGLDVTALGGTPALLQP from the coding sequence ATGTTCACCGGCATCGTCCAAGCCGTCGCCACCGTCGTGGCCATCACCGACCGCCCCGGCCTGCGCAGCTTCACGCTCGAATTCCCGCCGGGCTTCATCGACGGCCAGGAGATCGGCGCCAGCGTCGCCTGCGACGGCGTCTGCCTGACCGTCACCGCCCACCACGGCGGCCAGCGCGCCGATTTCGACGTCATGCAGCAGAGCCTGATGCTCACCACACTGGGCACGCTCGAGGTCGGCAGCCGCATCAACGTCGAACGCGCCGCGCGCGACGGCGTCGAGATCGGCGGCCACCCGATCTCGGGTCACGTCGACTTCCAGGCCCACGTGGCCGAAGTGCGCCAGCCCGAGAACAACCACGTGCTGCGCATCGCCGTGCCGCAACCGTGGATGCGCTACGTCTTCCCGAAGGGCTACATCGCCATCAACGGCGCCAGCCTGACCGTGGCCGAGGCCGACCGCAAGGCGGGTTGGTTCGAGGTCTGGCTGATCCCAGAAACCCTGCGCCAGACCACCTTCGGTGCCAAGGACGCGGGCAGCGCGCTCAACATCGAGATCGAACGCGGCACCCAGGTGATGGTCGACACCGTGCGCGACACGCTCGAAGAACGCCTGGGCCCGCTGCTGCCCGCGCTCGAAGCGCTGCTGCGCGAACGTGGCCTGGACGTGACCGCGCTCGGCGGCACGCCCGCCCTGCTCCAACCTTGA
- a CDS encoding DUF1415 domain-containing protein, producing the protein MSQTPNEADVIAATRTWLERAVIGLNLCPFAKAVHVKEQIRYVVSAATTPEELLADLVRELEVLAEASADKIDTTLLIHPQVLGDFLDYNDFLDLADGALEELQLDGILQIASFHPDYQFDGTAFDDVGNFSNRSPYPTLHLLREDSIEQAVAAFPDAADIYERNIETLNKLGVAGWKKLFEA; encoded by the coding sequence ATGAGCCAGACCCCGAACGAAGCCGACGTCATCGCCGCCACCCGCACCTGGCTGGAGCGCGCGGTGATCGGCCTGAACCTCTGCCCCTTCGCCAAGGCGGTGCACGTCAAGGAGCAGATCCGCTACGTGGTGAGCGCGGCCACCACGCCCGAAGAACTGCTCGCCGACCTGGTCCGCGAACTCGAAGTGCTGGCCGAAGCCAGCGCCGACAAGATCGACACCACGCTGCTGATCCACCCGCAGGTGCTGGGCGATTTCCTCGACTACAACGACTTCCTCGACCTGGCCGACGGCGCGCTCGAAGAGCTGCAGCTCGACGGCATCCTGCAGATCGCCAGCTTCCACCCCGACTACCAGTTCGACGGCACCGCGTTCGACGACGTCGGCAACTTCAGCAACCGCTCGCCCTACCCCACGCTGCACCTGCTGCGCGAGGACAGCATCGAGCAGGCGGTGGCGGCCTTCCCGGATGCGGCCGACATCTACGAGCGCAACATCGAGACGCTGAACAAGCTGGGTGTGGCGGGCTGGAAGAAGCTGTTCGAGGCTTGA
- a CDS encoding hydroxymethylglutaryl-CoA lyase: protein MSPLPSRVTLVEVGPRDGLQNEKQPVAAAHKIALVHALQGAGLREIEVTSFVSPKWVPQMADNAEVMAGITRQPGVRYSVLTPNLKGWEAAVATRPDEIVVFGAASEAFSQRNINCSIAESIERFAPVVQAARAAGVKVRAAISCAVGCPYEGDIAPERVELVARLMSGIGVQHVGVADTIGVGTPRRVQAALEAALRHFPIDEVSGHFHDTYGMALANVYASLELGIHTFDTSVSGLGGCPYAKGATGNVATEDVVYLLQGLGIDTGIDLDALIDAGAAIRAVLGQPNGSRVARALLARRSAPAS, encoded by the coding sequence ATGAGCCCATTGCCCTCACGCGTCACGCTGGTCGAAGTCGGCCCGCGCGACGGTCTGCAGAACGAAAAACAGCCGGTAGCCGCCGCCCACAAGATCGCGCTCGTCCACGCGCTGCAGGGCGCCGGCCTTCGAGAAATCGAGGTCACCAGCTTCGTCAGCCCGAAATGGGTGCCGCAGATGGCCGACAACGCCGAGGTCATGGCCGGCATCACGCGCCAGCCGGGCGTGCGCTATTCGGTGCTGACGCCCAACCTCAAGGGCTGGGAGGCGGCGGTGGCGACGCGGCCCGACGAGATCGTCGTCTTCGGCGCCGCCAGCGAGGCTTTCAGCCAGCGCAACATCAACTGCTCGATCGCCGAATCCATCGAACGTTTTGCGCCGGTGGTGCAGGCCGCGCGTGCGGCGGGCGTCAAGGTGCGCGCGGCGATCTCGTGCGCGGTCGGTTGCCCGTACGAAGGCGACATCGCGCCCGAACGGGTCGAGCTGGTCGCCCGGCTGATGTCCGGCATCGGCGTGCAGCACGTCGGCGTGGCCGACACCATCGGCGTGGGCACGCCGCGCCGGGTGCAGGCGGCGCTCGAAGCCGCGCTGCGGCACTTCCCGATCGACGAGGTCAGCGGTCATTTCCACGACACCTACGGCATGGCGCTGGCCAACGTCTACGCCAGCCTGGAGCTGGGCATCCACACCTTCGACACCAGCGTCAGCGGCCTGGGCGGCTGCCCCTACGCCAAGGGCGCGACCGGCAACGTCGCGACCGAGGACGTGGTCTACCTGCTGCAGGGCCTGGGCATCGACACCGGCATCGATCTGGATGCGCTGATCGACGCCGGGGCGGCGATCCGCGCGGTGCTCGGCCAGCCGAACGGCTCGCGGGTGGCGCGGGCGCTGCTGGCCAGGCGGTCGGCGCCAGCAAGCTGA
- a CDS encoding acetyl/propionyl/methylcrotonyl-CoA carboxylase subunit alpha, producing the protein MFKKILIANRGEIACRVATTARRLGVQTVAVYSDADARAQHVMTCDEAVHIGASAAKDSYLQWQRILDAAKATGAQAVHPGYGFLSENEDFARACADAGLVFIGPPVAAIAAMGSKSAAKSLMEQAGVPLVPGYHGDNNEPEFLLAQAERIGFPVLIKASAGGGGRGMRRVDRAEDFLASLASCQREASASFGNDHVLVERYVTRPRHIEIQVFGDTQGNCVYLFERDCSVQRRHQKVLEEAPAPGMSAERRAEMGAAAVAAAKAVGYVGAGTVEFIAEPTDDGDLRFYFMEMNTRLQVEHPVTEAITGFDLVEWQLRVASGEPLPAAQADLKIRGHAIEARICAENPDANFLPATGTLDVLRWPAHVAFQRAGGPAPSRLKAGRAPSRGDSGTPEAGADIFVRVDAGVREGDAISPYYDSMVAKLIVWGEDRAQALARLDAALRDTHIVGLNTNVAFLRRVVNSEAFASADLDTALIERERAVLFDQPGLLLAVAAAGVAAHALQSEAALETADPWSRRDGWRIHGGARRRFDLLVAREHHVATLERLHDGALRLGVSGANCVFDARALGDGHHDITLDGERHRLSVYMQGERVTVFGADGLLELQEFDPIAHAGEAAVGGRLTAPMPGKVVALMAKAGDVVKQGQPLAVMEAMKMEHTLAAPRDGVVAELLYAVGDQVGDGAELLRLAEQ; encoded by the coding sequence ATGTTCAAGAAGATCCTGATCGCCAACCGCGGCGAAATCGCCTGCCGCGTGGCCACCACCGCGCGCCGCCTGGGCGTGCAGACCGTCGCCGTCTACTCCGATGCCGACGCCCGCGCGCAGCATGTGATGACCTGCGACGAGGCGGTGCACATCGGCGCATCCGCAGCGAAAGACAGCTACCTGCAATGGCAGCGCATCCTCGACGCCGCCAAGGCGACCGGTGCGCAGGCGGTGCACCCGGGCTACGGTTTCCTGAGCGAAAACGAGGACTTCGCGCGCGCCTGCGCCGATGCCGGCCTGGTCTTCATCGGCCCGCCGGTGGCGGCGATCGCGGCGATGGGCAGCAAGTCCGCCGCCAAGTCGCTGATGGAGCAGGCCGGCGTGCCGCTGGTGCCGGGTTATCACGGCGACAACAACGAGCCCGAGTTCCTACTGGCGCAAGCCGAGCGCATCGGCTTTCCGGTGCTGATCAAGGCCAGCGCGGGTGGCGGCGGGCGTGGCATGCGGCGAGTCGACCGGGCCGAGGATTTTCTGGCCTCGCTGGCCTCGTGCCAGCGCGAGGCGTCGGCCAGCTTCGGCAACGATCACGTGCTGGTCGAGCGTTACGTGACCCGGCCGCGCCACATCGAGATCCAGGTCTTCGGCGACACCCAGGGCAACTGCGTCTACCTGTTCGAGCGGGACTGCTCGGTGCAGCGCCGCCACCAGAAGGTGCTCGAAGAAGCGCCCGCGCCGGGCATGAGCGCGGAGCGCCGGGCCGAGATGGGCGCGGCGGCGGTCGCGGCGGCCAAGGCGGTCGGCTACGTCGGCGCGGGCACGGTCGAGTTCATCGCCGAACCGACCGACGACGGCGATCTGCGCTTCTATTTCATGGAGATGAACACGCGGCTGCAGGTGGAGCACCCGGTGACCGAGGCGATCACCGGCTTCGACCTGGTCGAGTGGCAACTGCGCGTGGCTTCGGGCGAGCCGCTGCCGGCCGCGCAGGCCGATCTCAAGATCCGCGGCCACGCGATCGAGGCGCGCATCTGCGCCGAGAACCCCGACGCCAACTTCCTGCCCGCCACCGGCACGCTCGACGTGCTGCGCTGGCCGGCGCACGTGGCTTTTCAGCGCGCAGGCGGCCCGGCGCCGAGCCGCCTCAAGGCGGGCCGCGCCCCCTCGAGGGGCGACTCCGGTACCCCGGAGGCGGGGGCTGACATCTTTGTGCGGGTTGACGCCGGCGTGCGCGAGGGTGACGCGATCAGCCCGTATTACGACTCGATGGTCGCCAAGCTGATCGTCTGGGGCGAGGACCGCGCCCAGGCCCTGGCGCGACTCGATGCGGCGCTGCGCGACACCCACATCGTCGGCTTGAACACCAACGTCGCCTTCCTGCGCCGGGTGGTCAACAGCGAGGCGTTTGCGAGCGCCGACCTCGACACCGCGCTGATCGAGCGCGAACGCGCCGTGCTGTTCGACCAGCCCGGCCTGCTGCTGGCGGTGGCCGCGGCCGGCGTGGCCGCGCATGCGCTGCAGAGCGAGGCGGCGCTGGAGACGGCCGACCCCTGGTCGCGGCGCGACGGCTGGCGCATCCACGGCGGGGCGCGGCGGCGTTTCGATCTGCTGGTGGCGCGCGAACACCACGTCGCCACGCTCGAACGGCTGCACGACGGCGCGCTGCGCCTGGGCGTCAGCGGCGCGAACTGCGTGTTCGATGCGCGAGCGCTCGGCGACGGCCACCACGACATCACGCTCGACGGCGAGCGCCATCGCCTGAGCGTCTACATGCAGGGCGAGCGCGTCACGGTGTTCGGCGCCGACGGCCTGCTGGAGCTGCAGGAGTTCGACCCGATCGCCCACGCGGGTGAAGCCGCGGTGGGCGGCCGTCTGACCGCGCCGATGCCCGGCAAGGTGGTGGCGCTGATGGCCAAGGCGGGCGACGTCGTCAAGCAGGGCCAGCCGCTGGCGGTGATGGAGGCGATGAAGATGGAGCACACGCTGGCCGCGCCGCGCGACGGCGTCGTCGCCGAACTGCTGTACGCGGTGGGCGATCAGGTCGGCGATGGCGCCGAGCTGCTGCGCCTGGCCGAGCAGTGA
- a CDS encoding enoyl-CoA hydratase/isomerase family protein: protein MSASTLDLRRPSPHVAEVWLNRPDVRNAFNDDVIAELTATFGSLAADPDLRVIVLGGHGKAFCAGADLNWMRAMADYSWERNRADAQALADMLWAIHSCPVPVIGRVHGDCYAGGVGLAAVCDVLVASEAASFCLSEAKLGLLPATIGPYVVKALGERASQRYFLTAERFSATEAHRLGFVHELCAPDQIDERVQALVTSLVANGPAAVKACKQLVQDVAARPITAELRDDTARRIADIRCSAEGKEGVSAFLQKRSPSWLV, encoded by the coding sequence ATGAGTGCCTCCACCCTCGACCTGCGCCGCCCCTCGCCCCATGTGGCCGAGGTCTGGCTCAACCGCCCCGACGTTCGCAACGCCTTCAACGACGACGTGATCGCCGAGCTGACCGCCACGTTCGGCTCCCTGGCCGCCGACCCCGACCTGCGCGTGATCGTGCTCGGCGGCCACGGCAAGGCTTTCTGCGCCGGCGCCGACCTGAACTGGATGCGCGCCATGGCCGACTACAGCTGGGAGCGCAACCGCGCCGACGCGCAGGCGCTGGCCGACATGCTGTGGGCGATCCACAGCTGTCCGGTGCCCGTGATCGGCCGCGTGCATGGCGACTGTTATGCCGGCGGCGTCGGCCTGGCCGCTGTCTGCGACGTGCTGGTGGCCAGCGAGGCGGCGAGCTTCTGCCTGAGCGAAGCCAAGCTCGGCCTGCTGCCCGCCACGATCGGGCCGTACGTGGTCAAGGCGCTGGGCGAGCGCGCCTCGCAACGCTATTTCCTGACGGCCGAACGCTTCAGCGCCACCGAGGCGCATCGGCTCGGTTTCGTGCACGAGCTGTGCGCACCCGATCAGATCGACGAACGGGTGCAGGCGCTCGTCACCTCACTCGTCGCCAACGGCCCGGCTGCCGTCAAGGCCTGCAAGCAGCTGGTGCAGGACGTGGCCGCCCGCCCGATCACCGCCGAGCTGCGCGACGACACCGCGCGCCGCATCGCCGACATCCGCTGCAGCGCCGAAGGCAAGGAGGGCGTGTCCGCCTTCCTGCAAAAACGCTCGCCAAGTTGGCTGGTCTGA
- a CDS encoding carboxyl transferase domain-containing protein, translated as MPVITSKLNPRSADSLASAAAMRALVDDLNAKLAKIAEGGGEAARAKHLARGKLLPRERVEMLLDPDTPFLEIAPLAALGMYPEKDGSDAAPCAGMVAGIGRISGVECLIVCNDATVKGGTYYPLTVKKHLRAQEIAQQNRLPCIYLVDSGGANLPNQDEVFPDRDHFGRIFFNQANMSAAGIPQVAVVMGSCTAGGAYVPAMSDETIIVKNQGTIFLGGPPLVKAATGEVVTAEDLGGGDVHTRLSGVADHLAENDLHALALARQAVANLNWRKDVPLRMAEPRVPKYDPQELLSVIPTDTRKPFDVREIIARIVDGSEFDEFKARYGATLVCGFAHIEGMPVGIVANNGILFSESANKGAHFIELCCQRKVPLVFLQNITGFMVGRKYENEGIARAGAKMVTAVACANVPKFTVIIGGSFGAGNYGMCGRAYSPRFLWMWPNARISVMGGEQAASVLATVKRDGIEAKGGAWSADEEAAFKAPILKQYEVQGHPYFASARLWDDGVIDPTDTRRVLALGLSASLNAPIPDAKFGVFRM; from the coding sequence ATGCCCGTCATCACCTCCAAGCTCAACCCGCGTTCGGCCGACTCACTTGCCAGCGCCGCCGCGATGCGCGCGCTGGTCGACGACCTGAACGCCAAGCTGGCGAAGATCGCCGAAGGCGGCGGCGAGGCCGCGCGCGCCAAGCACCTGGCGCGCGGCAAGCTGCTGCCGCGCGAGCGTGTCGAGATGCTGCTCGACCCGGACACGCCGTTCCTCGAGATCGCGCCGCTCGCCGCGCTCGGCATGTACCCCGAAAAGGACGGCAGCGACGCGGCACCCTGCGCCGGCATGGTCGCCGGCATCGGCCGCATCTCCGGGGTCGAGTGCCTGATCGTCTGCAACGACGCCACCGTCAAGGGCGGCACCTACTACCCGCTGACCGTCAAGAAACACCTGCGCGCGCAGGAGATCGCGCAGCAGAACCGCCTGCCGTGCATCTACCTGGTCGACTCGGGCGGCGCCAACCTGCCCAACCAGGACGAGGTCTTCCCGGACCGCGACCACTTCGGCCGCATCTTCTTCAACCAGGCCAACATGAGCGCCGCCGGCATCCCGCAGGTGGCCGTCGTGATGGGTTCGTGCACGGCCGGCGGCGCCTACGTGCCGGCGATGAGCGACGAAACCATCATCGTCAAGAACCAGGGCACGATCTTTCTGGGCGGCCCGCCGCTGGTCAAAGCCGCCACCGGCGAGGTGGTGACGGCCGAAGACCTGGGCGGCGGCGACGTGCACACGCGGTTGTCGGGCGTGGCCGATCACTTGGCTGAAAACGACCTGCACGCGCTGGCTCTGGCGCGTCAGGCGGTCGCGAACCTGAACTGGCGCAAGGACGTGCCGCTGCGCATGGCCGAACCGCGCGTGCCCAAGTACGACCCGCAGGAGCTGCTGTCGGTGATCCCGACCGACACCCGCAAGCCCTTCGACGTGCGCGAGATCATTGCCCGCATCGTCGATGGCAGCGAGTTCGACGAGTTCAAGGCCCGCTACGGCGCCACGCTGGTGTGCGGCTTCGCGCACATCGAAGGCATGCCGGTGGGCATCGTCGCCAACAACGGCATCCTGTTCTCCGAGAGCGCCAACAAGGGCGCGCACTTCATCGAGCTGTGCTGCCAGCGCAAGGTGCCACTCGTCTTCCTGCAGAACATCACCGGCTTCATGGTCGGGCGCAAGTACGAGAACGAAGGCATCGCGCGCGCCGGCGCCAAGATGGTCACGGCGGTGGCCTGCGCCAACGTGCCCAAGTTCACCGTCATCATCGGCGGCTCGTTCGGCGCGGGCAACTACGGCATGTGCGGCCGCGCCTACAGCCCGCGTTTCCTGTGGATGTGGCCGAACGCGCGCATCTCGGTGATGGGCGGCGAGCAGGCCGCCAGCGTGCTGGCCACCGTCAAGCGCGACGGCATCGAGGCCAAGGGCGGCGCCTGGAGCGCCGACGAGGAAGCGGCCTTCAAGGCGCCGATCCTCAAGCAGTACGAGGTGCAGGGCCACCCGTATTTCGCCAGCGCGCGCCTGTGGGACGACGGCGTGATCGACCCGACCGACACCCGTCGCGTGCTGGCACTCGGCCTGTCGGCGAGCCTGAACGCGCCGATCCCGGACGCCAAGTTCGGCGTCTTCCGGATGTGA
- a CDS encoding isovaleryl-CoA dehydrogenase translates to MFESTFTFPLGDDIAALREAVRDFAQNEIAPRAADIDRANQFPADMWMKLGDLGVHGLTVPEEDGGTGMGYVAHMVAMEEVSRASASVGLSYGAHSNLCINQINRNGTAAQKARYLPRLISGEHVGALAMSEPNAGSDVVSMKLRADKRGDRYVLNGSKMWITNGGDADTLVVYAKTEPQMGARGMTAFIIEKGFKGFSHGTHLDKLGMRGSNTYPLFFEDCEVPAENVLGGEGNGAKVLMSGLDYERVVLSGGPLGIMAACMDAVVPFVHERKQFGQSIGEFQLMQGKLADMYSTFQACRAYAYAVAQACDRGDHSRTLRKDAAGVILYTAEKATWMAGEAIQALGGVGYTNEYPVGRLWRDAKLYEIGAGTSEIRRMLIGRELFAETC, encoded by the coding sequence ATGTTCGAGTCCACCTTCACCTTCCCGCTCGGCGACGACATCGCCGCCCTGCGCGAGGCCGTGCGCGACTTCGCGCAAAACGAGATCGCGCCGCGCGCAGCCGACATCGACCGCGCCAACCAGTTCCCGGCCGACATGTGGATGAAGCTCGGCGACCTGGGCGTGCACGGCCTGACGGTGCCCGAGGAAGACGGCGGCACCGGCATGGGCTACGTCGCCCACATGGTGGCGATGGAAGAGGTCAGCCGCGCCAGCGCCTCCGTGGGCCTGAGCTACGGCGCGCACAGCAACCTGTGCATCAACCAGATCAACCGCAACGGCACGGCCGCGCAGAAGGCGCGTTACCTGCCCCGGCTGATCAGCGGCGAACACGTCGGCGCGCTGGCGATGAGCGAGCCCAACGCCGGCTCCGACGTCGTCAGCATGAAGCTGCGTGCCGACAAGCGCGGCGACCGCTACGTGCTCAACGGCAGCAAGATGTGGATCACCAACGGCGGCGACGCCGACACGCTGGTGGTCTACGCCAAGACCGAGCCGCAGATGGGCGCACGCGGCATGACGGCGTTCATCATCGAGAAGGGCTTCAAGGGCTTCAGCCACGGCACCCATCTCGACAAGCTCGGCATGCGCGGCTCCAACACCTACCCGCTGTTCTTCGAGGACTGCGAAGTGCCGGCCGAAAACGTGCTCGGCGGCGAGGGCAACGGCGCCAAGGTGCTGATGTCGGGCCTGGACTACGAGCGCGTGGTGCTCTCGGGCGGGCCGCTGGGCATCATGGCGGCCTGCATGGATGCGGTCGTGCCCTTCGTGCACGAGCGCAAGCAGTTCGGCCAGTCGATCGGCGAGTTCCAGCTGATGCAGGGCAAGCTGGCCGACATGTACAGCACCTTCCAGGCCTGCCGCGCCTACGCCTACGCGGTGGCGCAGGCCTGCGACCGCGGCGACCACAGCCGCACGCTGCGCAAGGACGCCGCCGGCGTGATCCTCTACACCGCCGAGAAGGCGACCTGGATGGCCGGCGAGGCGATCCAGGCGCTCGGCGGCGTCGGCTACACGAATGAATACCCGGTCGGCCGCCTGTGGCGCGACGCCAAGCTCTACGAGATCGGCGCCGGCACGTCGGAGATCCGCCGCATGCTGATCGGCCGCGAACTCTTCGCCGAGACCTGCTGA
- a CDS encoding TetR/AcrR family transcriptional regulator, producing MQNDSPATTTRRQPASAKSEQRIRDILRIAREVFAEKGYERATTTEIAQRLGISEATVFTYFRGKRELCVRVISDWYDEIIQAMETGLRRDQPVRAQLQFLIRTHLHLFLIQGTGLCALVLSEGRSKGQELGESFLPLQRRYTAPLMDLLARGQASGEIRQDVPLRLMRAMVLGPMEHLLWEVVAQDKPTDIDAVSHDLVALLWSALQAPDAERAALRRLQREVADALQRAGGA from the coding sequence ATGCAGAACGACAGCCCCGCAACCACCACCCGCCGCCAGCCCGCCAGCGCCAAGAGCGAGCAGCGCATCCGCGACATCCTGCGGATCGCTCGCGAGGTGTTCGCCGAGAAGGGCTACGAACGCGCCACCACCACCGAGATCGCGCAACGCCTGGGTATCAGCGAGGCGACCGTGTTCACCTACTTCCGCGGCAAGCGCGAGCTGTGCGTGCGTGTCATCAGCGACTGGTACGACGAGATCATCCAGGCCATGGAGACCGGCCTGCGGCGCGATCAGCCGGTGCGCGCGCAGCTGCAGTTCCTGATCCGCACGCACCTGCATCTGTTCCTGATCCAGGGCACCGGGCTGTGCGCGCTGGTGCTGTCGGAGGGGCGATCGAAGGGTCAGGAGCTGGGCGAGAGCTTCCTGCCGCTGCAGCGCCGCTACACCGCGCCGCTGATGGACCTGCTGGCGCGCGGCCAGGCCAGCGGCGAGATCCGCCAGGACGTGCCGCTGCGCCTGATGCGCGCGATGGTGCTCGGCCCGATGGAGCACCTGCTGTGGGAGGTGGTGGCGCAGGACAAGCCGACCGACATCGACGCGGTCTCGCACGACCTGGTGGCGCTGCTGTGGTCGGCCCTGCAGGCACCCGATGCCGAACGGGCCGCGCTGCGCCGCCTGCAGCGCGAGGTGGCCGATGCGCTGCAGCGCGCCGGTGGCGCCTGA
- a CDS encoding DUF2789 domain-containing protein: MESSSHTLSQLFAQLGLPDDHASIERFITVHGPLPGGVDLAEAPFWSPAQAALLCSERAKDADWVELIDTLDTLMRRH, encoded by the coding sequence ATGGAATCATCCAGCCACACCCTGAGCCAGCTGTTCGCCCAGCTCGGACTGCCCGACGATCACGCGTCGATCGAACGTTTCATCACCGTGCACGGGCCGCTGCCGGGCGGGGTCGATCTGGCCGAGGCGCCGTTCTGGAGCCCCGCGCAAGCCGCGCTGCTGTGCAGCGAGCGTGCCAAGGACGCCGACTGGGTCGAGCTGATCGACACCCTCGACACGCTGATGCGCAGGCACTGA
- a CDS encoding acyltransferase family protein — protein sequence MTSPNRHSPVPLIDWAKAIASQLIVWHHLMIYGPMRKQVDPLAPELFAWLADPARLAVQVFLVMGGFLAARGLMPSPGAAGQVGLGRLPSLLWQRYRRLARPYLVTLLLAVLGAWVARTLMVDADTPAAPSWPQLLANALMLQDIVGQDALSAGIWYVAIDLQLFALLAGLAALLGASRLRGAWLAAAAVVLVAGLVAASLLWINRLPDADMWAPYFFGSYGLGVLAHWAVQAPGRSQRLAWQTLMAVLVLLALWLEWRSRIALAGVVALALAFNLGRGWLDRTRLQPLVVRLSRISYGVFLAHYPISLLVAAGVTALAPDSLELNLLGLVGTWLASLAAGQALHRWVEPPARRAAQPLAHPLIRRA from the coding sequence ATGACGAGCCCGAACCGCCACTCCCCCGTGCCCCTGATCGACTGGGCCAAGGCGATCGCCTCGCAGTTGATCGTCTGGCACCACCTGATGATCTACGGGCCGATGCGCAAGCAGGTCGATCCGCTGGCGCCCGAGCTGTTCGCCTGGCTGGCCGATCCGGCGCGGCTGGCGGTGCAGGTGTTCCTGGTGATGGGCGGCTTCCTGGCCGCTCGCGGCCTGATGCCCAGCCCGGGTGCTGCCGGGCAAGTCGGCCTGGGGCGTCTGCCGTCGCTGCTGTGGCAGCGCTACCGGAGGCTGGCGCGGCCCTACCTGGTGACGCTGCTGCTGGCCGTGCTGGGTGCCTGGGTGGCGCGCACGCTGATGGTCGATGCCGACACGCCTGCCGCGCCGAGCTGGCCGCAACTGCTGGCCAACGCGCTGATGCTGCAGGACATCGTCGGCCAGGACGCGTTGAGCGCCGGCATCTGGTACGTGGCGATCGATCTGCAGCTGTTCGCGCTGCTGGCGGGGCTTGCGGCGCTGCTCGGCGCCAGCCGCCTGCGTGGCGCGTGGCTGGCTGCCGCGGCGGTGGTGCTGGTCGCGGGCCTGGTGGCGGCCTCGCTGCTGTGGATCAATCGGCTGCCGGATGCGGACATGTGGGCGCCGTATTTCTTCGGCTCCTACGGCCTGGGCGTGCTGGCGCACTGGGCGGTGCAGGCGCCCGGCCGCTCGCAGCGCCTGGCCTGGCAGACGCTGATGGCGGTGCTGGTGCTGCTCGCCCTGTGGCTGGAGTGGCGCAGCCGCATCGCGCTGGCCGGGGTGGTGGCGCTGGCACTGGCGTTCAACCTGGGCCGCGGCTGGCTCGACCGCACCCGGCTGCAGCCGCTGGTGGTGCGCCTGTCGCGCATCTCCTACGGCGTGTTCCTGGCGCATTACCCGATCAGCCTGCTGGTGGCGGCCGGGGTGACCGCGCTGGCGCCGGATTCGCTCGAACTCAACCTGCTCGGCCTGGTCGGCACCTGGCTGGCCAGCCTGGCGGCCGGGCAGGCCCTGCACCGCTGGGTCGAGCCACCGGCGCGGCGCGCGGCTCAGCCGCTGGCGCACCCGCTGATCCGTCGGGCCTGA